The following coding sequences are from one Bacteroidales bacterium window:
- a CDS encoding TldD/PmbA family protein, whose amino-acid sequence RLNDGIFAGDKRVTKVNVYQNDSSSYILFYNSEGLLAYDYRPMVALSGVCIMEDNGRTENFYVSRSYRKGAEFLTNDMVDVLVKEAIDKTSILFEAGKPKAGEMEVVMGAGESGILLHEAMGHAFEADFNRKNTSIFSDKMNKKIAEDFVTIVDNGIRPGDRGALNFDDEGNKSEITTLVEKGILKSYLHDRISANFYKVAPTGNGRRQDFRNIPIPRMRCTYMENGPHKKEEIIASVKNGIYVENFSNGEVNIGQGDFTFFVKLGYIIENGKLTKPIKDINIIGNGPQALADVVMVADDLAIAEGTWTCGKNGQGAPVTQGIPTVKIKKLTVGGVNA is encoded by the coding sequence CGATTGAATGACGGCATTTTTGCCGGTGACAAACGCGTTACAAAAGTGAATGTATACCAGAACGACAGCAGTTCTTATATTCTTTTCTATAATTCAGAAGGTCTTCTTGCTTATGACTACCGTCCGATGGTTGCCCTGAGCGGAGTTTGCATTATGGAAGACAACGGCCGTACCGAAAATTTCTATGTAAGCCGTTCATACAGGAAAGGCGCTGAATTCCTGACTAACGATATGGTTGATGTTCTTGTGAAAGAAGCCATTGATAAAACATCCATCCTGTTTGAAGCCGGCAAACCAAAGGCCGGTGAAATGGAAGTGGTGATGGGCGCCGGAGAATCGGGTATCCTGTTGCATGAAGCCATGGGTCATGCCTTTGAGGCCGACTTTAACAGGAAGAATACCTCCATTTTCTCGGATAAAATGAATAAGAAGATTGCCGAAGATTTTGTAACCATCGTGGATAACGGAATCAGGCCTGGTGACAGAGGTGCCCTTAACTTTGATGACGAAGGTAATAAATCCGAAATTACTACGCTTGTTGAAAAAGGTATACTTAAAAGTTACCTGCACGACCGCATCAGCGCAAATTTCTATAAGGTAGCGCCAACAGGAAACGGAAGAAGACAGGACTTCAGGAATATTCCGATTCCGCGTATGCGTTGCACGTACATGGAAAACGGACCTCATAAAAAAGAAGAAATCATAGCCAGTGTTAAAAACGGTATCTATGTCGAAAACTTCAGCAATGGTGAAGTGAATATCGGACAGGGCGATTTTACTTTCTTTGTAAAGCTTGGATATATCATTGAGAACGGTAAGCTTACCAAACCTATAAAGGACATAAACATTATCGGTAACGGCCCGCAGGCGCTTGCTGATGTGGTTATGGTAGCAGACGACCTTGCCATCGCCGAAGGCACCTGGACATGTGGTAAAAACGGCCAGGGTGCACCGGTTACACAGGGCATTCCTACAGTGAAAATAAAAAAACTTACCGTTGGCGGTGTAAACGCCTGA
- a CDS encoding TldD/PmbA family protein — translation MNTNEKYELAKLVMEHALKAGAQQVAVKIYDSRSSNIEIRDQNIDTLKESNRAGLTIDLYVDKKYSSNSTNRLKKEDLFKFVDDNVAATRFLAEDEFRILPDTALYYKGNGPDLNVFDPKMDQVEAKTKIDLAMNALNEAYKKDERIVSVTSDYGDGISNEVMVTSNGFKGDQKNTWVSMSVSVSLKTDTGRPVDYWYENNIFADKLITKDIGKKALEKAIQKINPSKIASGKYTVVIDNRVSANLLYPVFNALNGYSLYQKQSFLVGKIGKPVASPLLNVVDDPFIPSGPASRLYDSEGLALVKRPVIENGVLKTYYIDTYYGRKLKMDPTSGDSTNFIFTLGTRNREQMIGDVKKGVLITGFIGGNCNGTTGDFSYGIEGFVIENGKLGHPINEMNITGNMSDFWFNLAEMGNDIRESDSIRIPSIMLKNVDLSGI, via the coding sequence ATGAATACAAACGAAAAATACGAACTCGCAAAACTTGTGATGGAGCATGCTCTCAAAGCAGGTGCCCAGCAGGTTGCTGTCAAAATATACGATAGCAGGAGCAGCAATATTGAAATCCGCGATCAGAACATTGATACCCTGAAAGAATCGAACAGGGCCGGACTGACAATTGATCTGTATGTGGATAAGAAATATTCATCGAATTCTACAAACAGACTTAAAAAGGAAGACCTTTTCAAGTTTGTGGATGATAACGTTGCCGCCACCCGTTTTTTGGCCGAAGATGAATTCAGGATCCTTCCTGATACGGCGTTGTACTACAAGGGTAACGGTCCGGATTTGAACGTTTTTGATCCTAAAATGGATCAGGTAGAGGCCAAAACAAAGATCGACCTGGCCATGAACGCCCTGAATGAAGCTTACAAAAAGGACGAAAGGATTGTTTCTGTTACTTCGGATTACGGCGACGGAATATCAAACGAGGTAATGGTTACCAGCAACGGGTTTAAAGGGGATCAGAAAAACACATGGGTATCCATGAGCGTAAGTGTTTCTCTGAAAACCGACACCGGAAGACCTGTGGATTACTGGTATGAGAATAACATTTTCGCCGATAAACTGATCACAAAAGATATTGGTAAAAAGGCACTTGAAAAGGCCATTCAAAAAATCAATCCTTCAAAGATTGCCTCAGGGAAATATACAGTTGTAATCGACAACAGGGTTTCCGCAAACCTGCTATACCCTGTATTCAATGCACTGAACGGCTACAGCCTTTACCAGAAACAATCCTTCCTGGTTGGAAAAATTGGAAAACCGGTTGCATCACCGTTACTGAACGTTGTTGATGATCCTTTCATTCCGTCAGGTCCCGCATCGAGACTATATGACAGTGAGGGTCTTGCCCTTGTGAAACGTCCTGTAATCGAAAATGGTGTGCTGAAGACTTACTATATTGACACCTATTACGGACGTAAGTTAAAAATGGATCCTACAAGCGGTGACAGCACCAATTTTATCTTCACACTGGGTACAAGAAACCGTGAGCAAATGATCGGTGATGTTAAGAAAGGCGTGTTGATCACCGGTTTTATAGGAGGTAACTGCAACGGAACAACAGGTGATTTTTCCTATGGCATCGAAGGATTCGTGATTGAGAACGGTAAACTTGGTCATCCTATTAATGAAATGAACATTACGGGCAATATGAGCGACTTCTGGTTCAACCTCGCTGAAATGGGTAATGATATCCGTGAAAGCGATTCGATCAGAATACCATCAATTATGCTTAAGAATGTTGACCTGAGCGGAATTTAA